The following are encoded together in the Pseudoalteromonas ruthenica genome:
- the folE2 gene encoding GTP cyclohydrolase FolE2 codes for MGHLPDITAVQPADTALTLKWVGMEHIALPIHIPISSSQVQQTHAQADVFVSLDSKQAKGIHMSRLYQILNQHLSNKAMTPHRLEHLLRELISSQQGLSHSAKLQLSFDLILEKKALISDKSGYQGYPVTLHCEYQQGQFTIELGLSIPYSSTCPCSAALSRQALSDVIACEFTDDAIDKNTLLNWLSSEQGSIATPHSQRSFAYIHMQMQGHTLGYISDLITEFEAVIATAVQTAVKREDEQAFAKLNAENLLFCEDAARRIKQALQHKPRLLGYWFKVEHQESLHAHNAVVVDYKRMSTLE; via the coding sequence ATGGGCCATTTACCTGATATTACTGCAGTGCAACCAGCAGATACCGCTTTAACGCTGAAATGGGTCGGGATGGAGCACATTGCCCTACCCATACACATTCCAATTTCCAGCTCGCAGGTACAGCAAACTCATGCACAAGCGGATGTTTTTGTCAGCCTAGATAGTAAGCAGGCAAAAGGGATTCATATGTCACGGCTTTATCAAATACTGAACCAGCATTTGAGCAACAAAGCGATGACACCCCATCGCTTAGAGCATCTGCTTCGCGAGCTTATCAGTTCACAGCAAGGGCTAAGCCACAGTGCCAAGCTGCAGTTGAGTTTTGACCTTATACTCGAGAAAAAAGCCTTAATCAGCGATAAGAGCGGGTACCAAGGCTACCCGGTGACGCTACATTGTGAATATCAGCAAGGCCAGTTTACTATTGAGCTCGGCTTGTCTATTCCTTATTCCAGCACCTGCCCTTGCTCCGCTGCATTATCGCGCCAAGCTCTGAGCGACGTTATTGCCTGCGAGTTTACAGACGATGCCATCGACAAGAACACATTGCTCAACTGGCTAAGTAGCGAACAAGGCTCTATCGCCACGCCGCACAGTCAGCGTTCATTCGCCTATATTCACATGCAGATGCAAGGTCATACCTTGGGCTATATCAGTGATCTTATCACCGAGTTCGAGGCCGTCATTGCCACCGCCGTGCAAACCGCAGTGAAAAGAGAGGACGAGCAAGCCTTTGCCAAGCTCAATGCCGAAAACCTGCTGTTTTGTGAAGACGCCGCCCGGCGTATAAAACAGGCGTTGCAGCACAAACCCAGGCTACTCGGTTATTGGTTTAAGGTTGAACATCAAGAAAGTCTGCATGCTCATAACGCAGTCGTCGTTGACTATAAACGGATGTCAACGCTGGAATAA
- a CDS encoding DEAD/DEAH box helicase family protein has product MFTLRDYQQKAVDSTLAHFRRSDSAAVIVLPTGSGKSVVIAELARLARFPILVLTHVKELVQQNAEKYKALGLTPGIFSAGLNEKELNQQVTFASIQSLAKSRDKLKRQYSLIIVDECHRISDDENSQYSQLIQHLKKANSRLKVLGLTATPYRLTSGWIYHRHYHGFVRGSADAPFSECIYELPLRYLINKGYLTPPNCVDAAVQNYDFNSLASGPSGIPSEGDMNTLLQSSTRATKSIVNDIQAQADARQGVMIFAATVKHAYEIADYLSSESVAVITGQTPAAERDEIILRFKRKELKYLVNVSVLTTGFDAPHVDFIAILRPTESVGLYQQIVGRGLRLCEGKKDCLVIDYAANGFDLFYPEVGAKRPDPLSEPVQVLCPGCGFANIFWGKTDASGQVIEHHGRRCQGLLDDGEQAQQCDYRFKFKECPQCGSENDIAARECSACQHQLVDPDDKLRKALNLKEAMVLRCSGLSCQITQPSKLKVTYFDEDGASVDESYDFNNAKVVARFNRFYAKRHTVSGVTTWHHAQQVVDHQHCLQAPDFVVARKSKRYGWQVSDKLFDYEGAFRKANALY; this is encoded by the coding sequence GTGTTTACACTCCGAGATTACCAACAAAAAGCCGTTGATAGCACCTTAGCCCACTTTCGCCGCTCAGATAGTGCAGCCGTGATCGTACTTCCCACTGGAAGTGGCAAAAGTGTAGTTATTGCTGAGCTTGCGCGCCTTGCGCGATTCCCTATTTTGGTGCTGACTCATGTTAAAGAATTAGTACAGCAAAATGCCGAAAAATATAAAGCATTAGGATTAACACCAGGGATCTTTTCTGCAGGTCTTAATGAGAAAGAGTTAAACCAGCAAGTCACCTTTGCCAGTATTCAATCTCTCGCTAAAAGTAGAGATAAGCTAAAAAGGCAATACTCACTTATTATAGTCGATGAGTGTCACCGTATTAGTGACGATGAAAACAGTCAGTATTCACAGCTTATTCAGCATTTAAAAAAAGCAAATAGCAGATTGAAAGTGTTAGGCCTAACCGCGACCCCATATCGCTTAACATCAGGATGGATATATCACCGCCACTATCATGGCTTTGTACGTGGCTCGGCAGACGCGCCATTTAGCGAGTGTATATATGAATTACCGCTGCGTTATTTAATCAATAAAGGCTATTTAACCCCGCCGAATTGCGTTGATGCTGCAGTGCAAAATTATGACTTTAATTCACTGGCATCCGGCCCCTCAGGTATACCCAGTGAAGGCGATATGAATACACTATTGCAATCGAGTACCCGGGCAACAAAAAGTATTGTCAATGATATTCAAGCGCAAGCAGATGCTAGACAGGGAGTAATGATATTTGCTGCCACAGTCAAACATGCTTATGAAATAGCTGACTATTTGAGTAGTGAGTCAGTAGCGGTTATAACTGGTCAGACACCGGCGGCTGAGCGTGATGAAATTATCCTTAGGTTTAAACGCAAAGAGCTAAAATACCTTGTTAATGTATCGGTATTAACCACGGGCTTCGATGCTCCACATGTGGATTTCATCGCCATTTTAAGGCCCACCGAGTCGGTTGGCTTATATCAGCAAATTGTGGGTCGAGGGTTGCGTTTGTGCGAAGGGAAAAAAGACTGCCTCGTGATCGATTATGCTGCCAATGGCTTTGACTTATTTTATCCAGAAGTGGGAGCGAAGCGCCCCGACCCGTTGAGTGAGCCGGTGCAAGTATTATGTCCGGGATGTGGCTTTGCCAATATTTTTTGGGGAAAAACGGATGCCAGTGGTCAAGTTATTGAGCATCATGGTCGGCGCTGTCAGGGGCTGCTTGATGATGGTGAGCAAGCGCAGCAGTGTGATTATCGCTTTAAATTTAAAGAATGCCCACAGTGCGGCAGCGAAAATGACATTGCTGCGCGCGAATGCAGTGCCTGCCAACATCAGCTGGTTGACCCAGATGATAAACTGCGAAAAGCACTTAATTTAAAAGAAGCCATGGTACTGCGCTGTAGTGGCTTAAGTTGTCAAATTACTCAGCCAAGCAAACTCAAAGTTACTTACTTTGATGAAGATGGGGCCAGTGTCGATGAGAGCTATGACTTTAATAATGCCAAGGTAGTGGCTCGATTTAATCGCTTTTACGCTAAGCGGCACACCGTTAGCGGAGTCACAACCTGGCACCATGCTCAGCAGGTGGTTGACCATCAGCACTGCCTGCAAGCACCTGATTTTGTGGTGGCGCGAAAGTCGAAACGATATGGGTGGCAGGTGAGTGACAAACTCTTTGACTATGAGGGCGCTTTTCGCAAGGCAAACGCCCTGTATTAG
- a CDS encoding DUF4136 domain-containing protein: protein MKNLLLAGLVLLLGACASHPDFDYDKSVDFSQYKTFAWIPNASLTKGTNNYQISELMERRVQQAVNDELRAKGMELVSPQQADVLINYHASVDTKVDVDTFSTGYGARWDYWGIGYNVQTTTREYEVGTLVIDVVDRSSNQLVWRAAKEGRLKKNQTPIERTEVVRESVADILSNFPPQAQ, encoded by the coding sequence ATGAAAAACCTTCTGCTAGCCGGTTTGGTACTATTACTGGGCGCCTGTGCTTCGCACCCGGATTTTGACTACGACAAATCGGTCGATTTCTCGCAATATAAAACCTTCGCATGGATCCCCAATGCCAGCCTCACCAAAGGCACTAATAATTATCAAATTAGTGAGCTAATGGAACGCCGCGTGCAACAAGCGGTCAATGATGAGCTTCGCGCCAAGGGCATGGAACTGGTATCCCCACAACAAGCAGATGTGTTAATTAATTACCATGCATCCGTTGATACCAAGGTCGATGTCGATACGTTTTCTACAGGTTACGGCGCTCGCTGGGACTATTGGGGCATTGGTTACAACGTGCAAACCACCACGCGTGAGTATGAGGTAGGTACGTTAGTCATTGATGTCGTTGATAGGTCTTCAAACCAGTTAGTGTGGCGGGCAGCTAAAGAGGGACGCCTGAAAAAGAATCAAACCCCGATTGAGCGCACCGAAGTGGTACGTGAATCAGTGGCAGATATTCTCAGCAACTTCCCTCCTCAAGCTCAGTAA
- a CDS encoding DUF1826 domain-containing protein: protein MHQPKTARASSNVDVLPSIYQPAHNIVIWKRALATTIRGQIQTLIQAQPNLALTSTVSAKSVLHTLQSNFDNHQDYQALFSDISTLVDMFSCLLDCEHVGLRLKVLSQAMCPRFHVDRVPVRLVATYQGPGSQWLAHADADYSKLGSGNQGLSDEKSGLYRHAEHIHQLQAGDVALLKGQLWPDGEHSALVHRSPPQHDQQPRLLLTLDGIF, encoded by the coding sequence GTGCATCAGCCAAAAACAGCGAGAGCGTCAAGCAATGTTGATGTATTACCTTCAATTTACCAGCCAGCTCATAACATCGTCATTTGGAAGCGCGCACTCGCAACAACGATACGCGGGCAAATCCAAACCCTTATTCAGGCGCAGCCAAATCTCGCATTGACTTCGACGGTGAGTGCAAAGTCAGTACTTCACACCTTGCAAAGTAACTTTGATAACCACCAAGATTATCAGGCCTTGTTCAGCGATATCTCCACATTAGTGGATATGTTCAGCTGTTTGCTTGACTGTGAACACGTTGGTTTACGGCTAAAAGTGCTTAGCCAAGCCATGTGCCCTCGGTTTCATGTTGACCGCGTGCCCGTGCGCTTAGTGGCCACTTACCAAGGCCCGGGGTCGCAGTGGCTAGCCCACGCCGATGCAGACTACAGTAAGCTTGGCAGCGGCAATCAAGGGCTCAGTGACGAAAAATCAGGGCTGTATCGCCATGCTGAGCATATTCATCAATTACAAGCAGGTGATGTGGCACTGCTCAAAGGACAACTTTGGCCTGACGGTGAGCACAGCGCATTGGTGCATCGCTCACCCCCACAACATGATCAGCAACCACGGTTATTACTGACTCTCGATGGCATTTTTTAG
- a CDS encoding YkgJ family cysteine cluster protein, with translation MDCRLGCGACCIAPSISSAIPGMPNGKKAGERCVQLDTNNLCKLFNQPSRPAVCSQFSATTDVCGRTDAQAMWRITQLEALT, from the coding sequence ATGGATTGCCGTTTAGGGTGTGGCGCTTGCTGCATCGCACCGAGTATTTCCAGCGCCATTCCGGGTATGCCGAACGGCAAGAAAGCGGGAGAGCGTTGTGTTCAACTGGATACTAACAACTTATGTAAGTTGTTTAACCAACCTTCGCGGCCCGCTGTATGCAGTCAGTTTAGTGCCACCACGGATGTGTGTGGTCGCACTGATGCCCAAGCAATGTGGCGCATCACCCAATTGGAGGCGCTCACGTAA
- a CDS encoding ribonuclease E inhibitor RraB yields MQFPDDDTGHMLQQIHDEGVDLTGFHTLDFFILFEKQEHAISYQEALKSSELSADSQLGTCPDTGVFEVKVSIKMVPQHDVIMDTEAYLESLADKHNGYGDGWGLMA; encoded by the coding sequence ATGCAATTTCCCGACGACGACACCGGACACATGTTACAGCAAATACACGATGAAGGTGTGGACTTGACAGGCTTTCATACATTGGACTTCTTTATTCTATTTGAAAAGCAAGAACACGCTATTAGTTACCAAGAAGCACTGAAAAGTTCCGAACTAAGCGCCGATTCACAATTGGGAACTTGCCCGGACACTGGCGTATTTGAAGTCAAAGTAAGTATCAAAATGGTGCCGCAACATGATGTGATCATGGATACCGAAGCCTATTTGGAAAGTCTAGCTGATAAGCACAATGGTTATGGTGACGGCTGGGGGCTAATGGCTTAA
- a CDS encoding cold-shock protein gives MSAEAQGKVKFFNEAKGFGFIEQENGPDVFVHFSAINGNGFRTLNEGQQVTFGIKQGQKGPEAENVTPV, from the coding sequence ATGTCAGCAGAAGCACAAGGTAAAGTAAAGTTTTTCAACGAAGCAAAAGGCTTTGGCTTTATCGAACAAGAAAATGGTCCAGACGTGTTTGTTCACTTCAGTGCCATTAACGGTAACGGTTTTCGTACTCTTAACGAAGGCCAGCAGGTAACTTTCGGCATCAAACAAGGCCAAAAGGGACCAGAAGCGGAAAATGTAACACCCGTTTAA
- a CDS encoding H-NS family histone-like protein, with protein MREIRAFAKTASMNELEKAINILNTALESQQQQEKAKQEVLELMKEKGLSVDDIVDSKQDKRTKVEPKYRREFEGKVVEWSGRGKRPKAFQDVDLTKYLAK; from the coding sequence GTGAGAGAGATCAGAGCCTTTGCCAAAACGGCATCGATGAATGAGTTAGAGAAAGCAATTAATATTCTGAATACTGCGCTCGAAAGTCAGCAACAGCAGGAAAAAGCGAAACAGGAAGTTCTCGAACTGATGAAGGAAAAAGGGCTCAGTGTGGATGATATTGTTGACTCGAAACAGGACAAGCGAACTAAGGTTGAACCTAAGTATCGTCGCGAGTTTGAAGGAAAAGTAGTTGAATGGTCAGGCCGTGGTAAGCGTCCGAAAGCATTTCAAGATGTTGACCTAACTAAATACCTCGCAAAATAA